The sequence below is a genomic window from Alphaproteobacteria bacterium.
AAGAAGGTAACGCCGCGGGGAGGTATCTGATGGCCATCGGGCTCGGACATTACCTCACGCTGGCGGCCATTCTGTTCACGCTGGGTGTGCTCGGCATCTTCCTCAATCGCAAGAACGTCATCGTCATAATGATGTCGATCGAATTGATGTTACTCGCCGTCAACATCAATTTGGTGGCGTTCTCCAGCCACCTCGGCGATCTGGTGGGGCAGGTCTTCGCCATGTTCGTGCTCTCGGTGGCGGCGGCCGAGGCGGCCATCGGGCTCGCCATCCTGGTCATCTATTTCCGCAACCGCGGCTCCATCGCCGTCGAAGACCTCAACGTCATGAAGGGTTGAGGCGGATGATCAACATTTACGCAGCCCTGGTTTTCCTGCCGCTGGCGGCGGCCATCGTGGCCGGCTTCTTCGGCCGCCTGATCGGCGACCGCGCGGCCATGCTGGTGACTTGTTTGGCGGTCACGCTGTCGGCCCTGATCTCGTTCCTGGTGCTCTACCAGGTCGGCTTGCAGGGCCGGGTCGAGATCGTCCATCTGTTTACCTGGATCGATAGCCAAGCCTTCGAGGTGAGTTGGGCGCTGCGCTTCGACCAGTTGACGGCGGTGATGCTGATCGTCGTCACCGGGGTTTCGGCGCTGGTGCATTGGTATTCCATCGGCTACATGTCGCACGACGGCTCCAAGCCGCGCTTCTTCGCTTATCTCTCGCTGTTCACCTTCATGATGTTGATGCTGGTGACGGCCGACAACTTCGTCCAGATGTTCTTCGGCTGGGAAGGCGTGGGGCTGTGTTCCTACCTGCTGATCGGCTTCTGGTACGACCGGCCCGCCGCCAACGCCGCCGCCATCAAGGCTTTCGTCGTCAATCGTATTGGCGACTTCGGTTTTGCCCTGGGCATCATGGCCATCTTCCTGATCTTCCAGGCCGTGGACTTCGATACCGTCTTCGCCGCGGCCCCCGGTTTTGCCGGCAAGTCGCTCGACTTCCTGGGTACCGATGTCGATATTCTTACCTTGATCACGCTGTTGCTGTTCGTCGGTGCCATGGGCAAGTCGGCCCAGCTCGGCCTGCACACCTGGCTGCCCGACGCTATGGAGGGCCCGACGCCGGTGTCGGCGCTGATCCATGCCGCCACCATGGTGACGGCCGGTGTCTTCATGGTGGCGCGCTGTTCGCCGCTGTTTGAATACGCTCCCGTCTCGCTGGCCGTGGTCACCATCGTGGGAGCGCTGACGGCGGTGGTGACGGCGACCATCGGT
It includes:
- the nuoK gene encoding NADH-quinone oxidoreductase subunit NuoK, whose amino-acid sequence is MAIGLGHYLTLAAILFTLGVLGIFLNRKNVIVIMMSIELMLLAVNINLVAFSSHLGDLVGQVFAMFVLSVAAAEAAIGLAILVIYFRNRGSIAVEDLNVMKG